One part of the Paraburkholderia flagellata genome encodes these proteins:
- a CDS encoding amino acid aminotransferase — protein MSLFSAVELAPRDPILGLNEAYNADARATKVNLGVGVYTNEEGKIPLLRAVREAEKARVEAGLPRGYLPIEGLGAYDAAVQKLLLGDDSPLIAAGRVVTAQALGGTGALKIGADFLKRVNPSAKVAISDPSWENHRALFESAGFEVLAYPYYDAQTNGVNFEGMLSALNGYAAGTVIVLHACCHNPTGVDLTIDQWKQIIEVVKARNLVPFLDIAYQGFGDGIAEDGEVVRLFAASELNVFVSSSFSKSFSLYGERVGALSILTSSKEESSRVLSQLKRVIRTNYSNPPTHGGSVVAAVLGSADLRAMWEAELGEMRNRIRAMRTGLVERLTAAGVDRDFNFINVQRGMFSYSGLTAVQVDRLREEFGIYAVSTGRICVAALNTRNLDAVASAVAQVLK, from the coding sequence ATGTCCCTCTTTTCCGCTGTCGAACTCGCCCCCCGCGACCCGATCCTGGGTCTGAACGAAGCCTATAACGCCGACGCGCGCGCGACCAAGGTGAACCTCGGCGTGGGCGTGTACACCAACGAAGAAGGCAAGATTCCGCTGCTGCGCGCGGTGCGCGAAGCAGAAAAGGCTCGCGTGGAAGCCGGTCTGCCGCGCGGCTATCTGCCGATCGAAGGTCTCGGCGCGTATGACGCCGCCGTGCAAAAGCTGCTGCTCGGCGACGACTCGCCGCTGATCGCCGCGGGCCGCGTCGTCACGGCGCAGGCGCTGGGCGGCACGGGGGCGCTGAAGATCGGCGCCGACTTCCTCAAGCGCGTGAACCCGAGCGCCAAGGTCGCGATCAGCGACCCGAGCTGGGAAAACCACCGCGCGCTCTTCGAAAGCGCGGGTTTCGAAGTTCTCGCGTATCCGTACTACGACGCGCAGACCAACGGCGTGAACTTCGAAGGCATGCTGAGCGCACTGAACGGCTACGCCGCCGGCACCGTCATCGTGCTGCACGCATGCTGCCACAACCCGACCGGCGTGGATCTCACGATCGACCAGTGGAAGCAGATCATCGAAGTCGTGAAGGCGCGCAACCTCGTGCCGTTCCTCGACATCGCATATCAGGGCTTCGGTGACGGCATCGCGGAAGACGGCGAAGTCGTGCGCCTCTTCGCTGCTTCGGAACTCAACGTGTTCGTTTCGTCGTCGTTCTCGAAGTCGTTCTCGCTGTATGGCGAGCGCGTGGGCGCGCTGTCGATCCTCACGAGCAGCAAGGAAGAATCGTCGCGCGTGCTCTCGCAACTCAAGCGCGTGATCCGCACGAACTACTCGAACCCGCCGACGCACGGCGGCTCGGTGGTCGCAGCCGTGCTCGGCTCAGCCGACCTCCGCGCCATGTGGGAAGCGGAACTCGGCGAAATGCGCAACCGCATCCGCGCGATGCGCACGGGCCTCGTCGAGCGCCTCACGGCTGCCGGCGTCGACCGCGACTTCAACTTCATCAACGTGCAGCGCGGCATGTTCTCGTACTCGGGCCTGACGGCGGTGCAAGTCGACCGCCTGCGCGAAGAGTTCGGCATCTACGCCGTGAGCACGGGCCGCATCTGCGTGGCCGCGCTGAACACGCGCAACCTCGACGCCGTGGCGAGCGCCGTCGCACAAGTGCTGAAGTAA
- a CDS encoding DUF3734 domain-containing protein has translation MAQRKKGQVQSSAVDDEVGAHTGAHGGAQVGHAPQPHVSQCGPQAKEWETVALTLQGGGALGAYQAGVYEGLVEAGIAPNWIAGISIGALNTAIIAGNAPEHRVARLREFWQTICQPAFSFPLPPFVEHALFNSNAALRKTFTAMQAAGAIVEGQKGFFVPRFPPPLPNGSGSPETASYYDTKPLKATLERLCDFERINSGETRVSVGAVNVGSGNFVYFDNKTTKLRPEHFIASGALPPGFAAVEIDGEYYWDGGLMSNTPLYEVIQTTPRRDTLAFQVDLWSARGPVPDNLIDVQGRVKDIQYSSRTRLVTDILQRSQRYRHVLREVLDRVAPEHRNDPWVALADELSCSKKYNVIHLIYRQKEYEGHFKDYQFGLSTMHEHWASGLQDIRASLAQPGWLDKPDNDSGFVTHDIHRDMRGHGA, from the coding sequence ATGGCGCAACGCAAGAAGGGGCAGGTCCAGTCGAGCGCGGTCGACGACGAGGTCGGCGCACATACCGGTGCACATGGCGGCGCGCAAGTCGGCCACGCGCCGCAGCCGCATGTTTCGCAGTGCGGCCCGCAGGCCAAAGAGTGGGAAACCGTCGCGCTCACGCTGCAGGGCGGCGGCGCCCTCGGTGCGTATCAGGCGGGCGTGTACGAAGGGCTCGTCGAGGCCGGCATTGCGCCCAACTGGATCGCGGGTATTTCAATCGGCGCGCTCAATACCGCCATCATCGCGGGCAATGCGCCTGAACATCGCGTGGCGCGTCTGCGCGAGTTCTGGCAGACGATCTGCCAGCCGGCCTTCAGCTTCCCGTTGCCGCCCTTCGTCGAGCATGCGCTGTTCAATTCGAATGCCGCCTTGCGCAAGACGTTCACGGCCATGCAGGCGGCAGGCGCGATCGTGGAAGGGCAGAAGGGATTTTTCGTGCCGCGCTTTCCGCCGCCGCTGCCCAATGGATCCGGTTCGCCCGAAACGGCCAGCTACTACGACACGAAGCCACTCAAGGCGACGCTGGAACGCCTGTGCGACTTCGAGCGCATCAACTCGGGCGAAACGCGCGTGTCAGTGGGTGCGGTCAACGTGGGCAGCGGCAACTTCGTCTACTTCGACAACAAGACCACGAAGCTGCGCCCCGAGCATTTCATCGCCTCGGGTGCACTGCCGCCGGGCTTCGCGGCGGTGGAGATCGACGGCGAGTACTACTGGGACGGCGGCCTGATGTCGAACACGCCGCTCTACGAGGTGATTCAGACCACGCCGCGGCGCGACACGCTCGCGTTCCAGGTCGATCTCTGGAGCGCGCGCGGGCCGGTGCCCGACAACCTCATCGACGTGCAGGGCCGCGTGAAGGACATTCAGTATTCGAGCCGCACGCGCCTCGTGACCGATATCCTGCAACGCTCGCAGCGTTACCGGCATGTGTTGCGCGAGGTGCTCGATCGCGTCGCGCCCGAGCATCGCAATGATCCGTGGGTCGCGCTGGCGGACGAGCTTTCGTGTTCGAAGAAGTACAACGTGATCCACCTCATCTACCGGCAGAAGGAATACGAGGGGCACTTCAAGGACTACCAGTTCGGCCTCTCGACGATGCACGAGCATTGGGCAAGCGGTTTGCAGGATATCCGCGCCTCGCTCGCGCAGCCGGGCTGGCTCGACAAGCCCGACAACGACTCGGGTTTCGTCACGCACGATATCCATCGCGACATGCGCGGCCACGGCGCCTGA
- a CDS encoding 3-hydroxybutyrate dehydrogenase — MSSLSLNTKLDGKVAVVTGAASGIGKQIALTLAQAGAAVAIADLNQSGADAVAEEIKGAGGKAIGVAMDVTNEDAVNQGIDRVAAELGPVDILISNAGIQIVNPIENYAFSDWKKMQAIHVDGAFLTTKAVLKHMYKDDRGGVVIYMGSVHSHEASPLKSAYVAAKHALLGLARVLAKEGGKHNVRSHVVCPGFVRTPLVEKQIPEQAKELGISEEEVVKRVMLGGTVDGIFTTVEDVAQTVLFLSAFPSAAFTGQSFVVSHGWFMQ; from the coding sequence ATGTCGTCTCTCTCACTGAACACGAAACTCGATGGCAAGGTCGCAGTTGTTACCGGCGCGGCCAGCGGCATTGGCAAGCAGATCGCGCTCACGCTCGCGCAGGCAGGCGCTGCGGTCGCCATCGCCGACCTGAACCAGAGCGGCGCGGACGCCGTGGCCGAAGAGATCAAGGGCGCAGGCGGCAAGGCCATCGGCGTCGCCATGGACGTCACCAATGAAGACGCCGTGAATCAGGGCATCGACCGCGTCGCGGCCGAACTCGGCCCGGTGGACATCCTCATCTCGAACGCCGGCATCCAGATCGTGAACCCTATCGAGAATTACGCGTTCTCCGACTGGAAGAAGATGCAGGCCATCCACGTGGACGGCGCGTTCCTCACGACCAAGGCGGTGCTCAAGCACATGTACAAGGACGACCGCGGCGGCGTGGTGATCTACATGGGTTCGGTGCATTCGCACGAAGCGTCGCCGCTGAAGTCGGCCTATGTTGCGGCCAAGCACGCGCTGCTCGGTCTCGCGCGTGTGCTCGCCAAGGAAGGCGGCAAGCACAACGTGCGCTCGCACGTGGTGTGTCCGGGCTTCGTGCGCACGCCGCTCGTGGAAAAGCAGATTCCGGAGCAGGCGAAGGAACTCGGCATCTCCGAAGAAGAAGTGGTCAAGCGCGTGATGCTCGGCGGCACGGTGGACGGCATTTTCACGACCGTCGAGGACGTCGCGCAAACCGTGCTGTTCCTCTCGGCGTTCCCGAGCGCTGCGTTCACCGGCCAGTCTTTTGTGGTGAGCCACGGCTGGTTCATGCAATAA
- a CDS encoding potassium channel beta subunit family protein, translated as MNYRRLGRSGLQVSELSIGSWVTYGNQVDAKLARESLAAARDAGINFFDNAEAYAGGKSEELMGQALKELAWPRVSYVVSTKFYWGLTEAPNQYHTLNRKYLMDAIDGSLKRLQLDYVDLVFCHRPDPNTPVEETVWAMSDMISRGKALYWGTSEWSADEIRAAWEIAERHHLHKPVMEQPQYNLFHRTRVEDEYRRLYEDIGLGLTTWSPLASGLLTGKYRGGVPSGSRAELQGYDWLRKNVTDPDKNEIVGKLAEFAKQLDCSVGQLALAWILKNPRVSTVITGASRIEQIGENMKARDVAEKITPDIKAQIEAIVGDAYD; from the coding sequence ATGAACTATCGGCGACTGGGCCGCTCAGGCCTGCAGGTAAGCGAACTGTCCATCGGCTCGTGGGTCACCTATGGCAACCAGGTCGACGCAAAGCTCGCGCGCGAATCGCTCGCGGCGGCGCGCGACGCGGGCATCAACTTCTTCGACAACGCCGAGGCCTACGCCGGCGGCAAGTCGGAAGAACTCATGGGCCAGGCGCTCAAGGAACTCGCGTGGCCGCGTGTGAGCTACGTGGTCTCGACCAAGTTCTACTGGGGCTTGACCGAAGCGCCCAACCAGTACCACACGCTCAACCGCAAGTACCTCATGGACGCCATCGACGGCTCGCTCAAGCGACTGCAGCTCGATTACGTCGATCTCGTATTCTGCCACCGCCCCGACCCGAACACGCCGGTCGAGGAAACCGTCTGGGCGATGAGCGACATGATCTCGCGCGGCAAGGCGCTCTACTGGGGCACCTCGGAGTGGAGCGCCGACGAAATCCGCGCCGCGTGGGAAATTGCGGAGCGCCATCACCTGCACAAACCGGTCATGGAGCAGCCGCAATACAACCTGTTCCACCGCACGCGCGTCGAAGACGAATACCGTCGGCTCTACGAGGACATTGGCCTTGGCCTCACCACCTGGAGCCCGCTCGCCTCCGGCCTGCTCACTGGCAAGTACCGCGGCGGCGTGCCGTCGGGCAGCCGTGCGGAACTGCAGGGCTACGACTGGTTGCGCAAGAATGTCACCGATCCTGACAAGAACGAGATCGTCGGCAAGCTCGCCGAATTCGCGAAACAACTCGACTGTTCGGTGGGGCAACTGGCGCTTGCGTGGATCCTGAAGAATCCGCGCGTGAGCACGGTCATCACCGGGGCCTCCCGTATCGAGCAGATCGGCGAAAACATGAAGGCGCGCGACGTGGCGGAGAAGATCACGCCGGACATCAAGGCACAGATCGAGGCGATCGTCGGCGACGCTTACGACTGA